Within the Salvia hispanica cultivar TCC Black 2014 chromosome 4, UniMelb_Shisp_WGS_1.0, whole genome shotgun sequence genome, the region AGATAGTAAGTGTAtcatagaaaatatatttattgttatgaCGACTCAATATAATCGAATATATAGatagttttgatttataaGAATTGTTAAAATGgatgtgtatatattattttattatataaattagtatatatattagttatgTAAATGTTTGTGCATGTGTACCATGCAGTACTaatgtactagtatttatgtacgtacatatatatattaattaaatagataatGATAGTGAtcaaaactaatataatataaataataatactagcTTATCTTGAAATATAAATGTGCTAGTATGCACGTGGTCACTAGTTAATAGTGCCACTATTCTTATTTTGGACAAATGTCAAAGAAGGGACTATATAGTATGCATGCtggtaatatttataattgataTCAGTTGTTTCAAGAAATGTTTTAATAACCGCCTTtgcatgtttatatatatacgcAGAGATAGTGAGTTtggaatagaaaaaaaaaaaaggagaaagggaaaaatgaaaaaaaagaaagaaaaatacaatAGTAGTTGGAGACATGAGCaaaaattagaagaaataAGAGTCGTAGATCGCAAAGCAGAATTGGGATTTTAGTTAAATTACTTTATCTTAAGGTATgtataaatcatacttttaattttacatatattatgtgatggattgctatgtgttaaattggagtaaatatttgaattatatgatgtgagcctgaaatggttatgtgtggagtatttgatattgatgttgTGAATGatggatatgtgatttgtgcaatgaatatgtttatctatagtATTGAAGTTATTGATGGATtatatggatatgtaattggtgcaatggatatgtttgaTGTATGGTATTGGAATTATTCGAGTCATgagattaaagaggatatgtgactGTCTTGCTCTGGATCTGATATACAATGACAaaagacctacgggtcatatacaatgataatggacctacgggtcaaagaaaatatgcaaagaggggccttcgtggaaaggtcaaatcgAAGAGGGGctttcgtggaaaggtcaaaatgcaaagagggaccttcgtggaaaggtcaaatcaaagaggggccttcgtggaaagttcaaataaataaaaaggaacctgcaggtcatatacaatggaaatcccgggcagataccatGCTTGTTCAGTCACAGAATATTAAAAGGATCAtagaggcatatgcatatgaatattaaattatttatgatatttattatttccggtgatatattttggtgaaagaatgtgtttgatatttgtgtgtgaattaaaggtaaggtttatatgcactgagttgtggctcatataaaccactaatattttttaggaataagatatcaatgatgtgtgggttgatgtgagttacagttattataagggtcggcggctgacgcgttttggcaaccttctcctcctcatcatttttgcatgtagataaatgtgtaGTACATAGAGTGGCGAGAGGGTCCTACTACGGTTTAGAAtgatttgaaatatgtacctgatataatatgtggatttttatatagttgacacgtggattatttatttgaaaattttgaatctatttatagtaagtgcataagTCATAGGAGTTGGGGTGTGACAATACGCTCCATTCAAGTATTGATAAACAATTACAgccagtggcggagccagaatTTCAGCGGTGGGGGGCCCAAACTACCATTAAAATTTGCTGAGTGCATTTAGTGCTAATGACACGGAAATAACTCGGACGTGATCATTATAAAAAGCCGCACATTAGAACGAATgatgagaaaattaattactgAATAGATTTTTAGAGTATAGCACcaatttactaataatatgatatatttacatattaattAGATCAAAGAGTTATTCTcttttccagattttttttaataaaggacatcaattaaaaatattattatataatattttaaaatattatggaatcaaagaattattttctatttttaattaaaaaaattattttttatgattacaatttaaaatgattcatacaaaattactagtaaaaaaatcagaaaagtCACTAATGAGAAAaccataaaatatatttaagcataaaatcaattttactaatattataaaagtaaatgaatTACAAGCATAAAATCAGTGTAGGAGTAAATGAGTGTGAGAgaatcaaaaataataatttgagaagaaaaggtaaatgaaCTAGTACAAGAATAAAATCagttttactaatattataaatctatttaatatgaatataatgaaaccaaaatagaagaaagaatGAATGCTGCTCCCCGCCGGGAATCGAACTCGTCAACATTACTCACATTGAGCATGAGAGGCTGCCACACAAACCAACTTCGCTAacatattatattagtaaagttgtatacatataatatatatactaataagtTAGGGTTTTTCCCACTAACTTTAAAATCggcaaataatattatgaactttATCccggatttattttttctcacgACTGAAAAGttcttcaaataatattatgaccAAAATTAACCTTCTTAACAGAATGGCTGTATTGTGGAAACTGAGCCAATTTTGTTGATCATTGCCCATGGGTAATAAAGTATTTGACTAGAAATTTCAAGAACGAAAAACACAATCAAGGTGGCAACGAAATACTAGAAAtacacagaaaaaaaaaaagtacaagtAGGATTAAAAACAAGCTCATCAATTCAGGAGGAAAGAGAAGActagaaaagataaatgaaagTCCAGACAAGAGCGCATCAATTCGGGTAGCGAAATCTTGTCTAGAAATGCAACAATAAATTGTCATACCCCTAAAATAGAAGCATCCAACAGATTACCGCAGCAAAGCAAAACTTTGACCAGATAATACAAACTACTGGCTGTCAGTGACAGTTCACTCAtcatcttcctcctcctcatcatcgTCGTCATTACCCGCAGCAGCATTCAGTGCATTTAACCTCTCAATCAACTTGTTCTTCCTCTCCTCATAAGTTAGCTTCTTAAGGTTGTACCTGCATAACAAGTGATACAGTTAAAGATGGAAAAATACAGCAAAGACCGTTAACCATGTACCAAATATAGTTGGAAAGAgaatcatattcatattttagtgGAAAAACAGTTTTTTAGTTATCTCTCAGAATATGGCTGCAGAGTATTAATAGCATAACATAAGTCTTACCTCTTGTGCTCCGTTGGCTGCTTCTTTTCAGATTTCTTAGGCGTAGGGTCAGCACGAATTGCTGCATGAACCTTCTTGTACACCTCTTCAATACTATCTGCCTCAATACCCCTCTTGATGTACGCACTAAAGTGAGACTGATACTTCTCCGGCTCATCTTCAATCAGAGTCTGGATAGACatcaaatagttaaattagttTGATCAAAAGAAACATTAAAGCACATGAGAGAAGGCAGATGtagaaatttctaaattttccCTGCActgggaaaaggaaaagtacaTACGTTCATGTAGGAAGTAACATGGCCACCAAAAATGTACTTGCGGTGCACTTCAGCATCAAGCTGCTTGTTGTCCTTGCTAAATCCAGCAAACCGCTTATCACTGTGTGGGACATCGAGTCCACCATCCAGGGCTCCCTGTAACACAACAAATCAAACTCTTGAAGCTCAAGAACTAGACAGTAAACATACAACACAATCTtcttatatactagtaatataatCTCTCAAGTAATAGCTAAGGAATATATTGCAGACAACAATGAAACATTTACAACTGATCTACCTCACCTAAACAAAGCAAACAGTCATGCACATGTCACTCCATTCTTGagaaaattaatatgaaaaacaCAATTTCTTGTAGGAGAAAATATTACACAAACAAGTGCCAAACACAATATTGCCTGAAACAATAAACCAGCTTAATACCTTGAGGGCACCAAAAACACGGTTTCCAGTAGTAGTTTTGATAAGACCAACATCTAAAAGGGCACGGAAAGGCCTTCTGCTTTCAGCAGGCTCAACAGAATAATCCTCTCCTGTTGCCTGAAACGACAAAATTGGTATAAGAACTGAAttatatatcatcaaaaaGTAACTTTCTGCAACAATACATGCAAgcaaatagaatataaaaaggtTACCTCCACATTTCCTTCATACTCCTCGTCCAATTCATGGGTCTTCAGAACGCGACGGCTCAAAAGAAGTCCAGTGCAGTAAGCTGTCACATAACAACTTTTCagataatttttaatactaaGAGAAAAGATTATTCTAGATTTATACTAACCTGCAGCATAGTTGGTCAGCCCCACTTCTAGGCCATAACGAGGCAGCTCATGTGCATATGCAGCAGCAAGGACATGATCACCAGCAATGCTCGAAGACAAAATCTGGCAAATTATATCCTTATTGGTCTAATAAAGATGTTAAGGCCAATATTACATCACACATGATAAATGATAAGCACAATCCAAACAATTAAGAGAGCTACAATCAGCGGTTGAATGTAAATGGTGAATAAAGTTTAAAGTACTAACAACAAATCTCTAGAGTgggaaaaattaaacaatacaGGCATAAGGATACAAATCGCACAACAAAGCGAAACTTTGGAGTGTTGTACTTGTTTTTATCCTGATTGATCATGCGAATCCTTGCCCGATAATCAGTCTTCCCCTCTAAATTGAGAAACATCATGATTAAGTtatatcaaaagaaaaaagaaccTTCACATCAGTTGAGAGAAACATATCATTGTTGCTCACCTCTTCTTCTCTTGTACTTAACTTGGAAACGCTTGAAGTACGCCTTTGACTTTTGTGCTTTGACGAAAGCCTAAAGGTAGCAAACACCCATTAGCATAAACAATGACACAACCTAAAACATCAACCAGTATCCAATTCCAGGAGTCCAAGCATATGCCAACACTATAAATAACTGTAAAAGCACAATTGTATTTCATCCTCTAAGCCTTCAAATTACATGGAAAACACTCAGAATTCGAATGCAATACAAATGTCGTGCTCTATTCAAATTCAGTTAAACATAACACTGATTTTCATGTTAACAATATCAATTactaaaccaaaaaaagaattaaaagcGACGACGGCCTAAAACGAATAATGTCGACAATAACTGATGAAATAATAGGAGTTCATCCCTCAATTAATCAACCCATACAAAAGCATAGATAGTTCTAGTCGAGAACAAGAGctaatcaaaatcaaatcttaaacAAGTGCAAGCATCTAAACTAAACTGAAATGACAGCCAACAATAGGGTCTTGACCTAAAACAATCAAGGCGCCTCAGTAACAATGAGTTTGTTCGATACAAAGGCAAAATAGCCTAGATGAAAAGGAATTAGACGGGAATAGCGTTGAGTTCAGCAAAGAGCTTACCATTTTCACCAAACTGCGGTGAGCTCGACAGGAGGGAGAGAGGAAGCAGGAAATACAGAATTACAAATTTAGGTGTCAATCCTGTTTGGTATGTCTACTCATAGAGATTTGACAAATGGAAAATCCTTTCCAACTAGATATACAAACAATGGaaacattaaattatatggaaaGTTTATTCAGATTctatgtataataaatacactacatatgaaataattaatcatcatcattattctatttatttaaataattaatcatcatcataattattgtaaaatcattttatacgtaaatatacaaaaatggtAGCTTTATAGTAgaacattatttgttttattttattatgaaaccaTGGtgatatttcatatattaacTATTATCAGTTAACTTTgataagattaaattttttaattgaggatcactatcacttttattatagtagttttaattttttataattttaaattgttatttatgGAATTTTTGATTGCATATTGACAggataaaatatactagtattaatttttagatcatcttattattatttaactattttaataatttaatacagCACTCGTATATAATATTCATACAATCATTCTgcaatgaaaatattaaacaaaaactacattatataattaatttaatttatacaattcataattctttatatttttaatttaaaaatataaataattatgaagtgtatatattaaactaaatatGACAAGTTTGAATTCTAACCATTTGGTCCTATTCTAACCATTCATCTATTTTAGCACCAAAAAGATAAtatcataacaaaaaatatttatgacaagataatattaaaaaaatgtaagtgccaattctaaaaaaaacagtaagtatttcataaatatttgatagtactatttaataacTTTATCGACACTAAACATGACTGATATAAAATCCACCCTTTCCAACTTAAGATAAAAACTCCACTTTTGATTTACTTTCAGCGCGATCATTCTTTTCTAAGAAGAACACTCCTCCTTccatttcatagtaatagaggtatttttttctgacacgaaaataaaaaaagttgatttAAGTGAGAtaagtaaaggaagaataaagtagaaaagagaaaagatggagagatgaagagagaataaagtaagagaaaagaaatgtattgacttttactaaagagtgaactacataaatagtacttcatctttcactttcgtacataatctttattttatatcgtttttatacttataaatcacatttttggtacctgatgcgattttcaccccaaaatgtcctctaaacaaatacattttcCTATTTGTATCATAGAGGATATTTTGGTCATACACAAAACTAGtaccaaaagtaatattataatatcttttctcatcctcctcactctttatactattattattaattaatattaatattattattttggtgttataaattaataattaatttattttttaatatcaaaacTTCAAATATACTAtcgttataattatatttaattattataataatattattgttataatactaaaaactagtagtagttaataaaataattatagtataattatttaaagtaataactaataacatagtcttcataaaatttaaaattgtgaattatatTCGAAATGatataaagagttgaatatttttagttaagtGTTTCAATcctaaaataagtataaaataatttaataaaaaatatttaattaatttaattactttaaataattaatttaattaggtgttttgttcttgatttatattatgaatgcaattagatgtatgtataaaacactaattTTTATACCATGGTGGCAAATCTGGAAATGGTATGGCCACAAAGAATTAAGTTATTTTTCTGCTTCTTCTGAATAATGGTGTGCTGTTTAATGAGGAAAGGGCCAGAAGGCAGCTTTCTTCATCAGGTTCTTGTTGTATGTGTGGTTATATATTTGAGAGTGGTCTTCATGTGTTGCGTGATTGTTCCGAAGCGATGCGAACATGGTCTGACCTGGTAAGGCATGGTGGAACGGACTCTTTTTTACAAGTCCTTAAACTTTACTGATTGGGTGATCCGGAATATTAGCTCCAAAAGTGTGATGGGTAATGGTCTTAAGTGGTGTACTTTATTTGGGTATTGGCTGCTCTGGAAGAAACGATGTGGATTTGTtttcaaagaggaaaaagtatgCCCAGAAGTGattatgagacaaattatcAATATGGCTCAGTATATAGAGGAGACTCACTCGATAGAAGGTGTAAGGATGGGCGCCTCGCGATCACCTATATTGATAAGTTGGAGACCTCCATTGGGTGATACTCTTAAAATGAATACAAATGTCTCTCTTGGCGGAGAGTCGGGAAAAGCATTTGGGGGAGTTTGGGTTTGTTGTCAACATTGGAGTGTGCTCCATTTTGACAGCAGAAGTTTGGTGCTTATTCTATGGACTACAGTTGGCAAAGTCTCGAGGAATTAAAAAGCTAGAAGTGGAGAGTGATAGCTTTGTTGGAGTCGCTATGATTCTAGGAAATTTTGATATCTCTGTCAATTGTCGCTCCATAGTACACAAGGTACGGGACCTACTCTGAGTTTCAAGTCTGTTGTGGTTGTCATGTACATAGAGAAGATAACTTTGCAGTTGATTTTTTGTCACACTATGCACATAGTTTTTCTAGAGGAGTTCATGTTTTAGAAAATCCACCAGTGGGTATTAGCAGTTGGTTGCTTCATGATAGATTATGTGTTTCTTATATTCGTTAGTTTCTCTTTTCGGGCACTGGCCGCAGTTAtgtaccaaaacaaaaaaaaaaagaaaaaaaaaggaaacataaactaaggagaaaaaagaaagatgaaaggaagataaaataccaacaagaaagaagaaaatgaagaaaagaaaaagaagaatctaaagaagaaaaaaagtaataagggaagaaaaaaattcgcatgctttaatttaaatttcaaaaattatacactataacaaaaaaaatcacatatttggtacgtagggttatttttgtcacgagtaccaaaaatgatataaaataaagatcatgtaccatttatgtgcgaaattGAAAGGTCAGATATCATTTATCTAATTcactctttaaaaaaaaaaagaaatgactccattattataaaaatatcaatatcaagatataaaatgattatagtactataaaatggACGGAGTAATTAGTTTTGAGAAAGATTTtaacactactaataattttttttaatgtacgATCTTTACACAAATTCTCAACAAGAAGGTGAGAAAATTCAACggaaggaaaagaaaaacgaaaaaaaaaattgaaaaaaaaaagataaaaaaatggaagcGGAGAAGAAACGAAAACAATAGTACTAGTAGCAACGAATTAAAGCTGAAgagtttgattaatttatcGCCATATGAAGAGGAAGGGTGAGTGAGAGAGATGCAATTGTTTTTACAGAGGGAGAGAAGTGAAGTCCAATTAGAAGCCCTAGAGTTTACCCTCTCTTCTCATGAATGCAATGGCGATGCCAAAATTTGGTAATTCGCCTATACCTACTGAGGTTTTGTAtccatttcttaattataagTCTTCCTCTACACTTCACAATCCTTAATCACACATGTGATCGCGCAATTCCTACTCAGACCCGCTTTGATTTGGTCGGAGCCATCTAGATTCCGTTGTATTTCTCCGATCCGGCCAATATTAGGGCGGTGTGTTTGGATCCATGGACGATCTGGATATCATGGCCCGCGACTTCGGGTTCGGGAAATCCAAACCGATGAGATCCGCGCAGTTCAGCGAAATGTTTGGCGAGCCCGCCAAGTTCACACCTAGTAGTCAACACTCTTCAATGGGGGACATCGATTATAATTCCATGTTCAGTTCAGAGGGAAACAATAGTAGGTCGTCGGCTCCTGTTTATGATAAGCCGGTATACGATGACGATATTTTTGAGGGGCTGCCGGGATTGAAGAGCAACTCACCTTCCTCGGCGGTTAGGTTTGACAATGACGTGTTTGCTGGAAATCAGAAACATGATTATGATGATCTGTTGGGGAATTTCGGAAAGAGAGAGCAAGCAAAGGAGAACATTATGGGCAATAGTGCTAAGAGCAAGAGCAATTCGAGTTCGAAGGGATATGATGACCTGCTTGCAGGGTTTGGGAGTGCCCCTTCTGCTGCTAGCAACAGGTGATTTTTGGCTTTGGTTTTAGTCAAGAGTTAAATTTTACTGTTTAACTTTGTTTTAGAGAGTGGAAACTTGTGCTCAAGTTATCACATGTCATTCATATTAGCTAGAATGTAGGTAGGCAAATGTAGTTCAAGTGTTTGAAACTAAGTGGTTATGATAAGGTACTGCGCTTTATCTGTTCATCGATTGTTATATTGTATCCTTGTGCGACTCTGATGTAATTATCTTGAATAACAATAGCAATTCGCCACTTTGTATTTAAACCTACCTTCATGCGATTGTTGCTAGGATCAGTCCTATCCACTC harbors:
- the LOC125218754 gene encoding 60S ribosomal protein L5-like, producing MAFVKAQKSKAYFKRFQVKYKRRREGKTDYRARIRMINQDKNKYNTPKFRFVVRFTNKDIICQILSSSIAGDHVLAAAYAHELPRYGLEVGLTNYAAAYCTGLLLSRRVLKTHELDEEYEGNVEATGEDYSVEPAESRRPFRALLDVGLIKTTTGNRVFGALKGALDGGLDVPHSDKRFAGFSKDNKQLDAEVHRKYIFGGHVTSYMNTLIEDEPEKYQSHFSAYIKRGIEADSIEEVYKKVHAAIRADPTPKKSEKKQPTEHKRYNLKKLTYEERKNKLIERLNALNAAAGNDDDDEEEEDDE